A section of the Streptomyces sp. NBC_00178 genome encodes:
- the orn gene encoding oligoribonuclease — MNDRMVWIDCEMTGLSLTDDALIEVAALVTDSELNVLGDGVDIVIRPPDAALETMPEVVRQMHTASGLLDELAGGTTLAEAEERVLAYISEHVKEPGKAPLCGNSVGTDRGFLARDMPSLEGYLHYRIVDVSSVKELARRWYPRAYFNSPDKNGNHRALADIRDSITELRYYRDAVFVPQPGPDSARAKEIAARHTPPAGQQ, encoded by the coding sequence ATGAACGATCGCATGGTGTGGATCGACTGCGAGATGACCGGGCTCTCGTTGACGGACGACGCACTCATCGAGGTGGCCGCGCTGGTCACCGACTCGGAACTGAACGTGCTCGGCGACGGGGTGGACATCGTGATCCGTCCGCCGGACGCGGCCCTGGAGACCATGCCCGAGGTGGTGCGGCAGATGCACACCGCCTCGGGCCTCCTCGACGAGCTGGCCGGGGGCACGACCCTGGCCGAGGCGGAGGAGCGGGTCCTGGCGTACATCAGCGAGCACGTGAAGGAGCCCGGCAAAGCCCCGCTGTGCGGGAACTCGGTCGGCACCGACCGCGGCTTCCTGGCGCGGGACATGCCGTCGCTGGAGGGGTACCTCCACTACCGGATCGTCGATGTGTCCTCGGTCAAGGAGCTGGCGCGCCGCTGGTACCCGAGGGCGTACTTCAACAGTCCGGACAAGAACGGGAACCACCGGGCGCTGGCGGACATCCGCGACTCGATCACGGAGCTGCGCTACTACCGGGACGCGGTGTTCGTCCCGCAGCCCGGCCCGGACTCGGCCCGTGCCAAGGAGATCGCGGCACGCCACACCCCGCCGGCCGGACAGCAGTAG
- a CDS encoding RNA polymerase sigma factor: MDEPLLRSLTPGVLSVLVRRGADFAAAEDAVQDALVEAVRVWPSDAPRDPKGWLITVAWRRFLDAARADAARRRREDLVDEEPAPGPAPAVDDTLQLYFLCAHPSLTPSSAVALTLRAVGGLTTRQIARAYLVPEATMAQRISRAKRTLSGNGATPARAGAGPGGRFDRPGDVATVLRVLYLVFNEGYSGDVDLAAEAIRLTRQLAALVDHPEVAGLLALMLLHHARRAARTASDGSLVPLAEQDRGQWDTRAIAEGVAILQAALARDRLGEFQAQAAVAALHADAPTAEQTDWVQIAEWYDELAKLTDSPVVRLNRAVAVGEADGPRAGLAALAALDASLPRYTAVAAYLHERDGDPVTAARLYAEAAHQAPDLAERDHLTRQAARLNARGAR, from the coding sequence ATGGACGAGCCCCTGCTCCGCAGCCTCACACCGGGCGTCCTCTCCGTCCTCGTCCGCCGCGGGGCCGACTTCGCGGCGGCCGAGGACGCCGTGCAGGACGCCCTGGTCGAGGCGGTCCGCGTCTGGCCGTCCGACGCGCCACGCGACCCGAAGGGCTGGCTGATCACCGTGGCCTGGCGCCGGTTCCTCGACGCGGCACGGGCCGACGCAGCCCGCCGCCGCCGTGAGGACCTCGTCGACGAGGAACCGGCCCCCGGGCCCGCACCGGCGGTGGACGACACGCTCCAGCTCTACTTCCTGTGCGCCCACCCGTCGCTGACACCCTCGTCCGCGGTCGCGCTCACGCTGCGCGCCGTGGGAGGGCTCACCACCCGCCAGATCGCCCGCGCCTACCTGGTGCCCGAGGCGACCATGGCGCAGCGCATCAGCCGCGCCAAACGCACCCTGTCGGGCAACGGGGCCACCCCCGCCCGGGCCGGGGCGGGACCCGGAGGGAGGTTCGACCGGCCCGGCGACGTCGCCACCGTGCTGCGCGTCCTCTACCTGGTCTTCAACGAGGGCTACTCCGGCGACGTCGACCTGGCCGCCGAGGCCATCAGGCTCACCCGGCAGCTCGCGGCGCTGGTCGACCATCCCGAGGTGGCGGGACTGCTCGCCCTCATGCTGCTCCACCATGCCCGGCGCGCCGCCCGGACCGCGTCCGACGGCAGCCTGGTCCCGCTCGCCGAGCAGGACCGCGGCCAGTGGGACACCCGGGCGATCGCCGAGGGCGTCGCGATCCTCCAGGCCGCCCTCGCCCGCGACCGGCTGGGCGAGTTCCAGGCCCAGGCGGCCGTCGCGGCCCTCCACGCCGACGCGCCGACCGCCGAGCAGACCGACTGGGTGCAGATCGCCGAGTGGTACGACGAACTCGCGAAGCTCACGGACAGCCCCGTCGTCCGCCTCAACCGCGCGGTGGCCGTCGGCGAGGCCGACGGTCCGCGTGCCGGCCTGGCGGCACTCGCCGCGCTGGACGCCTCGCTGCCCCGGTACACCGCCGTGGCGGCGTACCTCCACGAGCGCGACGGCGACCCGGTGACGGCGGCACGGCTGTACGCCGAGGCCGCGCACCAGGCGCCGGACCTCGCCGAGCGGGACCACCTGACGCGCCAGGCCGCCCGGCTCAACGCCCGCGGGGCCCGCTGA
- a CDS encoding YciI family protein, with product MAKYLLLKHYRGAPAPANDVPMDRWTPEEISAHMRYMHDFADRLEKTGEFVDGQALAPEGAWVRYDGEGRPPVTDGPFAETKDLIAGWMVIDVDTYQRAVELAGELSAAPGAGGKPIHEWLEVRPFLAAPPTITE from the coding sequence ATGGCCAAGTACCTGCTGCTCAAGCACTACCGCGGCGCCCCGGCTCCGGCCAACGACGTGCCGATGGACCGGTGGACGCCGGAGGAGATCTCGGCGCACATGCGGTACATGCACGACTTCGCGGACCGGCTGGAGAAGACCGGTGAGTTCGTCGACGGCCAGGCGCTCGCCCCCGAGGGGGCGTGGGTCCGCTACGACGGCGAAGGGCGCCCGCCGGTCACCGACGGCCCCTTCGCCGAGACCAAGGACCTCATCGCCGGGTGGATGGTGATCGACGTCGACACCTACCAGCGCGCCGTCGAGCTGGCCGGGGAGCTCTCCGCCGCCCCTGGGGCGGGCGGGAAGCCGATCCACGAGTGGCTCGAGGTGCGCCCCTTCCTGGCAGCGCCGCCCACCATCACGGAGTGA